The Streptomyces sp. NBC_01268 genome segment AGGCCTCTCGCCTCGAGTTACGTGTCGCCGCTTCGCGGTGGTTAGCGCGCCGCGACGACGGATGCCGATTGGGACGGTCCGAAACGCCGACCCAAACCCTAACGTTGAAGTTTAGGGTTACCAGTGTCTCTGTTCGCTGGACTCTTCCGAACAGGACACTAAGTCGACAAGTGGCGCACGTTCAACGAACACGCCGAACCTCCCGTTTTTCTTTTCACCCTATGTGATCACCCGTAGCGCTGGCCAACCAGGGTGCTGGCCAGGGCTGATGAGCGTCAACTTCCCGACGAAGCGGGCGCCGTGGGGGCACTTACATCGAAGTGTCCCGCTTTGGGAGTGGCCTTCATCAGCGCGGTCAGGACACGGGCCTTGACGGCCCCGTCCTCACCACTGCCCCAGAAGACCGTGCGCCCTCCGCCGAGCTCCAGGGTGATGGAGTCGTACGACTTGATCCGGACGACACGGGCGTCCCGGGCGATTTTCTCCGGGAGTTCGCCCGTCACGCCTACCGCCTCGCCGAGGAGCCGGTCCTCGTCGAAGCGGCGCAGGCTCGGCGAGGCGGCCGCGTCGAGGACCAGCCGGGGGACGCCGGAGGGCGCCTTGGCCACGGTGGCGAACCGCACACCACCGGCGTCCACTTCGGTGAACTTTCCGCCCTTTTCCATCAGGAGTACGGGCTTCCGTTCCGTCACTTTCAGACCGATTCCGTGCGGCCAGGACCGCACGACGTCCACGGTGTCGATCCGGGGCAGCCGTTCGCGCAGCCGTGCCGCGATGGAGTCGGTGTCGACGGAGACCATCGGCGCGCCGACGGGAACGGCCGCGACGCGCTCCACCTCGTCCGGGGTGAGCACCTCCGTGCCAAAGACGCTCACCCGCTCCACGCGGAGCCAGGCCGAGCCGTAGAGCGCCCAGACGCCGCCGGCCACGAGGGCGAGCGCGCCGAAGGAGGCCAGGAGCACCCGCGGGCCGGGCACCCGGAACCTCCGGGCGCCCGGTCGGGACGACGGCCCGGGCGAGCCCTTGGACCTGCCGCTCGGGCTCTTCCGGTCGGTCGCGGGTCCGGCTGCCACAGGGCGTCTCCCTTTCCGCCGCCGCTACGCCTGACGGCGGGCGGCGATCGCCTCGTACACCATGCCGACGAGGAGGTCGTCGGCGTCCCGGCGGCCGAACTCGGAGGCGGCGCGGGACATCTCGTACAGCCGGTGCGGATCGGCCAGTACGGGCAGGACGTTGCCCTGCACCCACTGCGGCGACAGCTCCGCGTCGTCGACGAGGAGTCCACCGCCCGCCTTGACCACCGGCTGGGCGTTCAGCCGCTGTTCGCCGTTGCCGATGGGCAGCGGGACGTAGGCGGCCGGCAGTCCGACGGCGGAGAGCTCGGCGACGGTCATCGCGCCCGCGCGGCAGAGCATCATGTCGGCGGCGGCGTACGCGAGATCCATCCGGTCCACGTACGGTACCGGCACGTACGGCGGCATTCCGGGCATGTTGTCGACACGCGGCAGCTCGTTCTTCGGGCCGACCGCGTGCAGGATCTGGATGCCCGAGCGCTGGAGCACCGGTGCGATCTGCTGGATGACCTCGTTGAGCCGCCGGGCGCCCTGGGAGCCGCCGGAGACCAGCAGGGTCGGCAGGTTCGGGTCGAGGCCGAAGGCGGCGCGCGCCTCGGGGCGGACCCGGGCCCGGTCGAGGGTCGCGATGGTGTGCCGCAGCGGGATGCCGATGTAGCGGGCGTTGCGCAGCTTGGAGTCCGGGGTGGCCACGCCGACCCCGGCCGCGTAGCGCGAGCCGATCTTGTTGGCCAGGCCGGGCCGGGCGTTGGCCTCGTGGACCACGATCGGCACGCCGAGCCGCTTGGCGGCCAGGTAGCCGGGCAGCGCCACGTAGCCGCCGAAGCCGACCACGCAGTCCGCCTTGGTGCGCTCCAGGACCTGCTCGGCGGCCTTGATGGTGCCGCGCAGCCGTCCGGGGACGGTGATCAGCTCAGGGGTGGGCTTGCGGGGCAGCGGCACGGCGGGGATGAGCGCCAGCTCGTAGCCCCGCTCGGGGACCAGCCGGGTCTCCAGGCCCTTCTCCGTGCCCAGCGCCGTGATCCCCACGGAGGGGTCCTGCCTGCGCAGGGCGTCCGCGAGTGCGAGCGCGGGCTCGATGTGGCCGGCTGTACCTCCGCCGGCGAGGACGACATGCACCGAAATTCACCGCTCTCCGGACGGACGCTTCTTGACGCGCCGTCGCATCGACTTCCATCTCCCCCCGACCCGCTTGCCCCAGCCGGGGCGGCGCATGGCCAGGGCCGCTTTCGCGGCGGGTTCCTGTCTCGCGAAGGCGATCAGGAGCCCGACGGCGAACATGGTCGGCAGCAGGGCCGATCCTCCGTAGGAGAACAGCGGGAGCGGGACTCCGGCGATCGGCAGCAGACCGAGCACCGCACCGATGTTGACCACGGCCTGCGCCGTGATCCAGGTGGTCACGCCTCCCGCGGCAAACCTGACGAAGGGGTCCTCCGTACGTCCGGCCACGCGGATACCCGCATAGCCTAGAGCCGCGAACAGGGCCAGCACCGACAGCGTCCCCGCCAGACCCAGTTCCTCGCCGGTGACGGCGAAGATGAAGTCGGTGTGCGCTTCGGGGAGTTGGCCCCATTTTTCCACACTCGCCCCGAGCCCGGAACCGAACCATCCGCCCGAGGCCAGAGCGTAGATCCCGTGCGCTGCCTGGAGGCACGGGGCGCCTTCTCCGCCGGGATCGGTGGCACCGATGCAGGCGAAGCGCTTCAGCCGGTTGTCGCTGGTCTTGATCAGCAGGAACCCGATGGCCCCGGCCACCGAGAGCACGCCGACGAAGAGCCGGGTGGGGGCGCCGGCGGTCCACAGCAGTCCGAAGAGGATCGCCGAGAGGATGATCGCCGTGCCCATGTCACCACCCAGCATGATGAGCCCCAGCAGCAGAAACGTTCCGGGCACCAGCGGGACGAGCATGTGCTTCCACTGCGTGAGCAACTTCATGTCCTGCTTGCGGGCGAGCAGGTCGGCCCCCCACAGGATCAGCGCCAGCTTGCCGAACTCGCTGGGCTGCAGCATGAACGGTCCGCCCAGTGAGATCCAGTTCTGGTTGCCGCCGACCGCCACCCCTATCCCCGGCACCTGGACGAGCACCATCAGGAAGATCGCCCCGACCAGGATCGGGTAGGCCAGCGCCCGGTGCAGCTTCACCGGCATCCGGGAGGCCACGAGCAGCAGCCCCGCCCCGAGCAGCGCCGCGAAGAACTGCTTGCGGAAGAAGTACGAGGGCACCAGGTCGTAGCGCAGCGCCGTGATCATCGAGGCCGAGTAGACCATCACCAGGCCGAGCGCGGTGATGAGCAGCCCGGCGCCGACGATGACGTAGTACGCGGTGAGCGGCCGGTCCCAGGTCCTGCGGGCCCGCTCGTGGATCCCGCGAAGACCGCCCCGGCGTGGCTTCCTCGGCGCCGCCGGGGCGCGCCCTGAGCCGCGTACGGCGGACGGGTCGCGCGTCCCTGCGGTTCGGCTCGGCATGATCGCCGTCCCCTCCAGTCGTGCCCGGTCCGGCCGGACCTCCTTGCTGGTCAGGTCAGGCGCGTCCGGTCGCCGCGAGACTGCGGACGGCGTCCGCGAAGGCCTCGCCGCGCTTGTTGTAGTTGGTGAACATGTCCATCGAGGCACAGGCCGGGGCCAGCAGGACCGTGTCCCCCGGCCGGGCGAGCGAGGCCGCCTCCTGGACCGCCGCGGACATCGCCCCAGTGTCGGTCCGGTCGAGGTCCACCACCGGGACCTCGGGGGCGTGTCGGGCCAGCGCTTCGCGGATCAGCGCGCGGTCCCGGCCGATCAGTACGACGCCGCGCAGCCGCTGCGCCGCGTTGCGGACCAGCTCGTCGAACGCGGCGCCCTTGGCCAGGCCGCCGGCGATCCAGACGATCGGGTCGTAGGACGCCAACGAGGCTTCGGCGGCGTGGGTGTTGGTCGCCTTGGAGTCGTCGACGTAGACCACGCCCTCGATCTCCTCGACCAGCTCGATGCGGTGCGGGTCGGGCCGGAAGGCCCGCAGCCCGTCCCGTACGGCCTTCGGCTCGACGCCGAAGGCGCGGGCGAGGGCGGCCGCGGCGAGGGCGTTGGCGATGTTGTGCGGGGCCGGCGGCTGGACGTCCGCGACCTCCGCCAGCTCCTGGGCGTTCTTCTGCCGGTTCTCGACGAAGGCCCGGTCGACGAGGATGTCCTCGACGATGCCGAGCTGCGAGGGGCCGGGGGTGCCGAGGGTGAAGCCGATCGCCCGGCAGCCCTCCTCGACGTCGGCCTCGCGGACCAGGTCCTCGGTCGCCTTGTCGCCCACGTTGTAGACGCAGGCGACCTGGTTGCCCTCGTAGATCCGGCCCTTGTCGGCGGCGTACGCCTCCATGGAGCCGTGCCAGTCGAGGTGGTCGGGCGCCAGGTTGAGCACGGCGCCCGAGTGGGCGCGCAGCGAGGGCGCCCAGTGCAGCTGGTAGCTGGAGAGCTCCACGGCGAGCACGTCGTACTCCTCGTCGCCGAGGACGGCGTCGAGGAGCGAGACGCCGATGTTGCCGACGGCTGCGGTCCGCAGGCCGGCCGCCTCCAGGATTGAGGCGAGCATCCGCACGGTCGTGGTCTTGCCGTTGGTGCCGGTGACCGCGAGCCAGGGGGCCGGGGTCCTTCCGGGCCGGGATCCCCGCAGGCGCCAGGCCAGCTCGACGTCGCCCCAGATCTCCACGCCCGCCTCGGCGGCGGCCAGGAACAGGGGCTTGTCGGGCTGCCAGCCCGGGGCGGTGACGATCAGTTCGGTGCCGGGCGGCAGGGTCGCCCCGTCGCCGAGGCGGACGGTGACGCCCTCCGCCTCCAGCTCCGCGGCCTGCGCCCGGGAGCGCTCGTCGTCGCCGTCGTTGACGACCGTGACGACCGCGCCCAGGCCGTGCAGGACACGGGCGGCGGGGATGCCGCTCACGCCGAGCCCGGCGACGGTGACGCGCTTGCCCTGCCAGTCCAGCTCGCTCACTTCTCTGCTGCCCATCCCGCGTAGAAGAGGCCCAGGCCCACGATCACGCACATGCCCTGGATGATCCAGAACCGGACGACGACCAGGACTTCCGACCACCCCTTGAGTTCGAAGTGGTGCTGGAGCGGTGCCATCCGGAAGACGCGCTTGCCGGTCATCTTGAACGAGCCGACCTGGATGACCACGGACATCGTGATCATCACGAAGAGGCCGCCGAGGAGGGCCAGCAGCAGCTCCGTACGGGAGCAGATGGCGAGACCGGCCAGCGCGCCGCCGAGGGCCAGCGAGCCGGTGTCACCCATGAAGATCTTGGCGGGCGAGGTGTTCCACCACAGGAAGCCGAAGCAGGCGCCCATCAGCGCGGAGGCGACGACGGCGAGGTCGAGTGGATCGCGGACCTCGAAGCAGGCGTTCGGGTTGGTCAGCGTCATCGCGTTGGCGCAGGACTCCTGGAACTGCCAGAGCCCGATGAAGGTGTACGCGCCGAAGACCATCACCGACGCGCCGGTGGCCAGGCCGTCCAGACCGTCCGTCAGGTTCACGCCGTTGGACATGGCCAGGATCATGAAGAGCGCCCAGACCACGAACAGCACCGGGCCGATGGACCAGCCGAAGTCGGTGATGAAGGAGAGCTTCGTGGAGGCCGGGGTGTTGCCGCGCAGGTCCGCGAACTGCAGCGAGAGCACGGCGAAGGCGATGCCGACGATGAGCTGGCCGGCCATCTTCGCCTTGGCCCGCAGGCCCAGCGAACGCTGCTTGACGATCTTGATGTAGTCGTCGAGGAAGCCGACCAGGCCCATTCCGGCCATCAGGAACAGCACCAGCACGCCCGAGTACGTCGGGTCCTCGCCGGTGATGACCTTGGCCAGGGCGTACGCGATGATCGTGGCCAGGATGAAGGAGATACCGCCCATGGTGGGCGTGCCCTTCTTCCCGGCGTGGCCGCGCGG includes the following:
- the murG gene encoding undecaprenyldiphospho-muramoylpentapeptide beta-N-acetylglucosaminyltransferase; its protein translation is MHVVLAGGGTAGHIEPALALADALRRQDPSVGITALGTEKGLETRLVPERGYELALIPAVPLPRKPTPELITVPGRLRGTIKAAEQVLERTKADCVVGFGGYVALPGYLAAKRLGVPIVVHEANARPGLANKIGSRYAAGVGVATPDSKLRNARYIGIPLRHTIATLDRARVRPEARAAFGLDPNLPTLLVSGGSQGARRLNEVIQQIAPVLQRSGIQILHAVGPKNELPRVDNMPGMPPYVPVPYVDRMDLAYAAADMMLCRAGAMTVAELSAVGLPAAYVPLPIGNGEQRLNAQPVVKAGGGLLVDDAELSPQWVQGNVLPVLADPHRLYEMSRAASEFGRRDADDLLVGMVYEAIAARRQA
- the mraY gene encoding phospho-N-acetylmuramoyl-pentapeptide-transferase — translated: MRQILFAGAIGLFLTLIGTPLLIKLLARKGYGQFIRDDGPRGHAGKKGTPTMGGISFILATIIAYALAKVITGEDPTYSGVLVLFLMAGMGLVGFLDDYIKIVKQRSLGLRAKAKMAGQLIVGIAFAVLSLQFADLRGNTPASTKLSFITDFGWSIGPVLFVVWALFMILAMSNGVNLTDGLDGLATGASVMVFGAYTFIGLWQFQESCANAMTLTNPNACFEVRDPLDLAVVASALMGACFGFLWWNTSPAKIFMGDTGSLALGGALAGLAICSRTELLLALLGGLFVMITMSVVIQVGSFKMTGKRVFRMAPLQHHFELKGWSEVLVVVRFWIIQGMCVIVGLGLFYAGWAAEK
- the ftsW gene encoding putative lipid II flippase FtsW, producing MPSRTAGTRDPSAVRGSGRAPAAPRKPRRGGLRGIHERARRTWDRPLTAYYVIVGAGLLITALGLVMVYSASMITALRYDLVPSYFFRKQFFAALLGAGLLLVASRMPVKLHRALAYPILVGAIFLMVLVQVPGIGVAVGGNQNWISLGGPFMLQPSEFGKLALILWGADLLARKQDMKLLTQWKHMLVPLVPGTFLLLGLIMLGGDMGTAIILSAILFGLLWTAGAPTRLFVGVLSVAGAIGFLLIKTSDNRLKRFACIGATDPGGEGAPCLQAAHGIYALASGGWFGSGLGASVEKWGQLPEAHTDFIFAVTGEELGLAGTLSVLALFAALGYAGIRVAGRTEDPFVRFAAGGVTTWITAQAVVNIGAVLGLLPIAGVPLPLFSYGGSALLPTMFAVGLLIAFARQEPAAKAALAMRRPGWGKRVGGRWKSMRRRVKKRPSGER
- a CDS encoding cell division protein FtsQ/DivIB, giving the protein MAAGPATDRKSPSGRSKGSPGPSSRPGARRFRVPGPRVLLASFGALALVAGGVWALYGSAWLRVERVSVFGTEVLTPDEVERVAAVPVGAPMVSVDTDSIAARLRERLPRIDTVDVVRSWPHGIGLKVTERKPVLLMEKGGKFTEVDAGGVRFATVAKAPSGVPRLVLDAAASPSLRRFDEDRLLGEAVGVTGELPEKIARDARVVRIKSYDSITLELGGGRTVFWGSGEDGAVKARVLTALMKATPKAGHFDVSAPTAPASSGS
- the murD gene encoding UDP-N-acetylmuramoyl-L-alanine--D-glutamate ligase codes for the protein MGSREVSELDWQGKRVTVAGLGVSGIPAARVLHGLGAVVTVVNDGDDERSRAQAAELEAEGVTVRLGDGATLPPGTELIVTAPGWQPDKPLFLAAAEAGVEIWGDVELAWRLRGSRPGRTPAPWLAVTGTNGKTTTVRMLASILEAAGLRTAAVGNIGVSLLDAVLGDEEYDVLAVELSSYQLHWAPSLRAHSGAVLNLAPDHLDWHGSMEAYAADKGRIYEGNQVACVYNVGDKATEDLVREADVEEGCRAIGFTLGTPGPSQLGIVEDILVDRAFVENRQKNAQELAEVADVQPPAPHNIANALAAAALARAFGVEPKAVRDGLRAFRPDPHRIELVEEIEGVVYVDDSKATNTHAAEASLASYDPIVWIAGGLAKGAAFDELVRNAAQRLRGVVLIGRDRALIREALARHAPEVPVVDLDRTDTGAMSAAVQEAASLARPGDTVLLAPACASMDMFTNYNKRGEAFADAVRSLAATGRA